From [Clostridium] symbiosum, a single genomic window includes:
- a CDS encoding aldehyde dehydrogenase family protein gives MEMLIGGKKAAGSNRIEILNPATNEVIDTVPAATEAELDLALQSATEGFSEWSSKTILERNRILYRYAALVEEHRKELQELLCRENGKNIKNTEMELDAVHALFTGYAEKAAHLYGETLPGGNQMTSDSRDLVFTRWEPLGVVVCLVPFNFPVDLYAEKAAPALAAGNAVIIKPPTDCPLTIIRLVELLHEAGVPPKAAQVVTGRGGLIGEKLVSDPRIAAVSLTGSNQAGVETYRRAAKNLTRVFLELGGNDAFIVNEDADLNLAVSEAVFGRMGNCGQTCCASKRFIVHHLVEQEFTRKLVEALKKVKIGDPMDPELDEGCMISRSAARQVEEQVAYTVSQGASCVLGGKVYDEVYFPPTVLTGVTKEMDIARDLEIFGPVFPIIPFQTMDEAIAIANQSCYGLMGAVFSKDIKTAMSAAGRMQCGGVVINGASDFRSSEMPFGGYKKSGIGREGIAGTLREMMQEKSYVLKQVF, from the coding sequence ATGGAAATGTTAATTGGCGGAAAAAAGGCGGCAGGCAGCAACCGGATCGAGATTCTGAATCCGGCGACGAATGAAGTGATTGACACGGTTCCCGCAGCGACGGAAGCGGAACTCGATTTGGCATTACAGTCGGCGACGGAAGGATTTTCAGAATGGTCCTCCAAGACGATTTTAGAACGGAACCGGATTCTCTACCGCTATGCGGCGCTCGTGGAGGAGCACCGGAAAGAGCTTCAGGAGCTCTTGTGCAGGGAGAACGGAAAAAATATAAAGAATACAGAGATGGAATTGGATGCAGTCCACGCCCTGTTTACCGGATATGCGGAGAAAGCGGCCCATCTTTATGGAGAAACGCTGCCGGGGGGCAACCAGATGACCAGTGATTCCAGGGACCTGGTATTTACGCGCTGGGAACCGCTGGGAGTTGTGGTCTGCCTGGTGCCCTTCAATTTTCCGGTGGACTTGTATGCGGAGAAGGCCGCGCCTGCTCTGGCCGCCGGTAACGCGGTTATCATAAAGCCGCCGACGGACTGTCCGCTCACCATCATCAGGCTGGTGGAACTGCTTCATGAGGCGGGCGTGCCGCCGAAGGCAGCTCAGGTGGTAACTGGGCGGGGTGGACTGATCGGAGAAAAACTCGTCTCAGATCCAAGGATTGCGGCGGTTTCATTGACCGGCAGTAACCAGGCGGGGGTGGAGACGTATCGGAGAGCAGCTAAAAACCTGACGAGAGTCTTTCTCGAGCTTGGGGGCAACGACGCTTTTATCGTCAACGAGGATGCGGATCTCAATCTGGCCGTGTCAGAAGCCGTTTTCGGGCGTATGGGAAACTGCGGCCAGACCTGCTGCGCCAGCAAGCGTTTCATCGTCCATCACCTGGTGGAGCAGGAATTCACCCGGAAACTGGTGGAAGCCCTGAAGAAAGTAAAGATCGGCGATCCGATGGACCCGGAGCTGGACGAGGGCTGCATGATCAGCCGAAGCGCGGCCAGACAGGTGGAAGAACAGGTGGCTTACACGGTAAGCCAGGGGGCATCCTGCGTCCTGGGCGGGAAAGTCTATGACGAGGTATATTTCCCTCCGACTGTTCTGACCGGCGTCACGAAAGAGATGGATATTGCCAGGGATCTGGAGATATTCGGTCCCGTATTTCCGATTATCCCGTTTCAGACGATGGACGAGGCGATTGCGATCGCAAATCAGTCCTGCTATGGCCTGATGGGAGCTGTCTTCTCAAAAGATATCAAAACAGCCATGTCGGCAGCCGGCCGGATGCAGTGCGGAGGCGTGGTCATCAACGGGGCCAGTGATTTCCGATCCTCGGAGATGCCGTTCGGCGGATATAAAAAGAGCGGGATCGGGAGAGAAGGGATAGCCGGCACGCTCCGTGAGATGATGCAGGAGAAATCCTATGTGCTGAAACAGGTTTTCTAA
- a CDS encoding amidohydrolase: protein MERQDLYIEINREIQQNKDGLIKLGRELFSCPEPGFKEVESNQILTSFLRGHGIPCRPDLCLTGILATIGSGDGYHIALVADMDALVVNDGEKSYPCHSCGHSIQTAVMAGVLKMLKDLNIAEETGGRISFIAAPAEEFIEFDYRQKLKEEGKINYFSGKQNMIEQGVFDDVDCVLTMHVNGETETLFDVNSTLAGFMVKKAVFTGQASHSGAAAHMGRNALHGASLCMDAVAYMKDQFPADAGLQIHPVITECGGSVNIIPEKAVLETYVRANTLAALLDAGEKFDLCAVHSAAALGLSCRIENRTGYMPLKQSKELNEIIYRHMREICPEEKIIKNVVSGASGDIGDLGYLLPAVQFGFSGIRGRIHSSDFAIVDEENAYLHTAEIVMKTVCDILTCPGLQVKNEDFKERKEFYLKNWLYKEI, encoded by the coding sequence ATGGAAAGACAAGACCTTTATATAGAAATCAACAGGGAAATTCAGCAGAATAAAGACGGACTGATAAAGCTGGGACGGGAGCTTTTTAGCTGCCCGGAGCCCGGTTTTAAAGAAGTGGAATCGAATCAGATTCTCACTTCTTTTTTGCGTGGACACGGGATTCCCTGCCGCCCGGATCTCTGTCTGACGGGGATTTTGGCAACGATTGGCTCGGGGGACGGATACCATATCGCCCTGGTGGCCGATATGGACGCTCTGGTGGTGAACGACGGAGAGAAGAGTTATCCCTGCCATTCCTGCGGCCATAGTATCCAGACCGCCGTTATGGCCGGCGTCCTCAAGATGCTGAAGGATTTAAACATAGCGGAGGAGACGGGAGGGCGTATCAGTTTTATCGCCGCCCCGGCTGAGGAGTTTATAGAGTTTGACTACAGACAAAAATTAAAAGAAGAAGGAAAAATCAATTATTTTTCCGGAAAACAGAACATGATAGAACAGGGAGTGTTCGACGATGTCGACTGTGTCCTGACCATGCATGTCAATGGGGAGACGGAAACGCTCTTTGACGTTAACTCCACCCTGGCCGGTTTTATGGTAAAAAAGGCCGTTTTTACCGGACAGGCATCCCACTCGGGCGCGGCCGCGCATATGGGGCGCAATGCACTTCACGGAGCGAGTCTCTGTATGGATGCCGTTGCCTATATGAAAGATCAGTTCCCAGCGGACGCGGGCCTTCAGATCCATCCCGTCATTACGGAGTGCGGAGGCAGCGTCAATATTATCCCGGAGAAGGCGGTCCTGGAAACCTATGTCAGGGCCAACACGCTTGCGGCTCTTCTGGACGCGGGGGAGAAATTCGACCTCTGCGCCGTGCATTCTGCGGCAGCCCTCGGCTTGTCGTGCCGGATTGAAAACAGGACGGGATATATGCCGCTCAAACAGTCCAAAGAGCTGAATGAGATTATTTACCGCCATATGCGGGAGATTTGCCCCGAAGAGAAAATTATTAAAAATGTGGTATCCGGAGCTTCCGGCGATATCGGGGATCTGGGATATCTGCTCCCGGCGGTCCAGTTTGGCTTTTCAGGGATAAGAGGGCGGATCCACAGCAGCGATTTTGCGATTGTGGATGAAGAAAATGCCTATTTACACACGGCAGAGATTGTGATGAAGACCGTCTGCGACATCCTCACCTGCCCCGGTCTGCAGGTGAAAAATGAAGATTTTAAGGAACGCAAAGAGTTTTATCTGAAAAATTGGTTATACAAAGAAATATAG
- the deoD gene encoding purine-nucleoside phosphorylase, with the protein MSEHNTPTPHIGAQAGEIAETILLPGDPLRAKYIADNFLTDVKQFNATRNMFGYTGYYKEKRVSVMGTGMGCPSIGIYSYELIHFYGCRNLIRVGTAGALRPEVKVRDMVFGMGACTTSNYVKQFRLPGDYACICSYELLAKGVKAAEAKGLNYHVGNVLSSDMFYNPDLPPAGTTWDKMGVLAVEMEAAALYSNAAYAGVNALCILTISDSAVTGEATTAEERQTTFTNMMEVALELA; encoded by the coding sequence ATGTCAGAACACAACACACCAACACCACACATCGGAGCACAGGCAGGAGAGATTGCGGAAACAATACTTTTACCGGGTGATCCGCTTAGGGCGAAATATATTGCAGACAATTTCCTGACCGATGTAAAACAGTTTAACGCTACGAGAAATATGTTTGGCTATACCGGATACTATAAAGAAAAACGCGTGTCCGTCATGGGAACCGGCATGGGATGCCCTTCCATCGGAATCTACTCCTATGAGCTGATTCATTTTTACGGATGCAGGAACCTGATCCGCGTCGGCACGGCCGGAGCGCTCCGCCCCGAAGTAAAAGTGCGCGATATGGTATTCGGAATGGGAGCCTGCACCACATCCAACTATGTAAAACAGTTCCGCCTGCCGGGCGATTACGCCTGCATCTGCAGCTATGAACTGCTTGCAAAGGGAGTAAAGGCGGCAGAGGCGAAAGGACTTAACTACCATGTGGGTAATGTCTTAAGTTCCGATATGTTCTACAATCCGGATCTTCCTCCCGCAGGGACGACATGGGATAAGATGGGAGTCCTGGCAGTGGAGATGGAGGCGGCGGCTCTCTACAGCAACGCAGCATATGCGGGAGTCAATGCGCTCTGCATTCTGACAATCTCCGATTCCGCAGTGACCGGGGAGGCAACGACGGCCGAGGAACGCCAGACCACATTTACCAATATGATGGAAGTGGCTCTGGAACTGGCATAA
- a CDS encoding class II fructose-bisphosphate aldolase: protein MNQCGVKELFRRAKEGCYALNAFNCADVWDMSAVTAAAQELRAPVMVAIHPENFTQLPLEIYAALGREMAERSDVPVILHLDHCQDVQVCKAAVDCGFPSVMLDASALPLEKNIAAVKEVAEYAHARGSIVEAEIGRIKGVGYEGGYEGDDYLARVADCVRLVEETGVDTLAVGIGTAHGYYEGEPHLSFERLQEIHRAISIPLVLHGGTGIAGEDVRRCIAEGICKVNVGTCIASAYMNGMKAELERFGENAFIIDLIGTVKEGIKKEVREWIRTCGGDKRA from the coding sequence ATGAATCAGTGCGGAGTAAAAGAATTGTTTCGCAGAGCGAAGGAGGGCTGCTACGCGCTGAACGCGTTTAACTGTGCGGATGTCTGGGATATGAGCGCGGTAACGGCGGCGGCGCAGGAGCTTAGGGCACCCGTGATGGTGGCAATCCATCCTGAGAATTTTACGCAGCTTCCACTGGAGATCTATGCGGCGCTCGGGAGAGAGATGGCGGAGCGCTCGGATGTTCCGGTCATTCTGCACCTGGATCACTGCCAGGACGTCCAGGTTTGTAAAGCAGCGGTAGACTGCGGCTTCCCCTCGGTCATGCTGGACGCCTCGGCTTTGCCGCTGGAAAAAAACATCGCCGCAGTGAAAGAGGTGGCCGAATATGCCCATGCCAGAGGCAGTATCGTAGAGGCGGAGATAGGGCGGATTAAGGGCGTCGGATATGAGGGCGGATATGAGGGAGACGATTATCTTGCCCGGGTGGCGGACTGTGTCCGTCTGGTGGAAGAGACGGGGGTGGATACCCTGGCGGTCGGCATCGGGACAGCCCATGGCTATTATGAGGGGGAACCTCATCTGAGCTTTGAGCGGCTGCAGGAGATCCACCGGGCGATCAGCATTCCGCTGGTTCTCCACGGAGGGACGGGAATCGCCGGAGAAGATGTGCGCCGCTGTATCGCGGAGGGGATCTGCAAGGTAAACGTGGGAACGTGCATTGCCAGCGCCTATATGAACGGAATGAAAGCAGAGCTGGAGCGGTTCGGGGAAAATGCTTTTATCATCGACCTGATAGGGACGGTAAAAGAGGGAATCAAAAAAGAGGTGAGGGAATGGATCCGGACCTGCGGAGGAGACAAAAGAGCATAG
- a CDS encoding ABC transporter ATP-binding protein — MAEEILRVEDLTKIYPGGVLANYNINFSVDKGEIHALVGENGAGKSTLMKMLFGIEEITSGKVFLHGQEVHFHSSKDAIEHGIGMVHQHMMLVPSLTVAENLVLGIEQKKGLFLDQKKAVQVTEEISKKYNLHVDATKRVRDISIGMKQKLEILKTMYRGAKIIILDEPTAVLAPQETEELFEQLLNLKKEGYTIIFISHKLHEVKYLCDRLTVLKDGRSIGTYRVEDVTAEEISRLMVGRDVKLEYDKTPQEFGEKILTVENLSYTDKFGTKKLDGLCFSLRQGEVLGIAGIEGNGQKEAMEILTGNMKADSGSILYRGEDLCKKTIRENRKLGIAHVPEDRNLNGSAPEMSVRDNLIAASLDKLSKNSILDQKAIESYCESCVADFKVKTSSLDISIKSLSGGNIQKAIVAREFTAGADVIILNQPTRGVDVGAMEFIHKKILEMRDENKSLILVSADLAELKALSDRVIVFHQGKIAGVLCDVPNTTEEELGLYMLGLKSDSEEKLKEA; from the coding sequence ATGGCAGAGGAAATTTTACGGGTGGAAGACCTGACTAAAATTTATCCGGGCGGCGTTCTGGCTAATTACAATATCAACTTCAGTGTGGACAAGGGAGAAATCCACGCACTGGTGGGAGAGAATGGAGCCGGAAAGTCTACTCTGATGAAGATGCTGTTTGGTATCGAAGAGATCACAAGCGGTAAAGTATTCCTTCATGGACAGGAAGTGCATTTTCATTCCAGTAAGGATGCGATCGAACACGGAATCGGTATGGTCCACCAGCACATGATGCTGGTGCCGTCACTGACCGTTGCAGAGAATCTGGTACTGGGAATTGAACAAAAGAAGGGACTTTTCCTGGATCAGAAAAAAGCGGTGCAGGTGACCGAGGAAATCTCAAAGAAATATAACCTTCATGTGGATGCCACAAAGAGGGTGCGCGACATTTCCATCGGAATGAAGCAGAAGCTGGAGATTTTAAAAACCATGTACCGCGGCGCGAAGATTATCATACTGGATGAGCCTACGGCCGTGCTTGCCCCGCAGGAGACGGAAGAGCTTTTTGAACAGCTTTTAAACCTCAAGAAAGAGGGATACACGATTATCTTTATTTCCCACAAGCTTCATGAGGTGAAATATCTCTGCGACCGGCTGACCGTGTTAAAGGACGGCCGTTCCATCGGTACTTACCGGGTGGAAGACGTGACGGCGGAGGAGATTTCGCGCCTGATGGTGGGACGTGACGTCAAACTGGAATATGATAAGACCCCTCAGGAGTTCGGAGAGAAGATCCTGACGGTGGAGAACTTAAGCTATACCGATAAATTCGGCACGAAGAAGCTGGACGGCCTCTGTTTTTCCTTAAGACAGGGCGAGGTGCTCGGCATTGCCGGCATCGAGGGTAACGGACAGAAGGAAGCGATGGAGATCCTGACCGGCAACATGAAGGCGGACAGCGGCTCCATCCTGTACCGGGGCGAAGACCTCTGCAAAAAGACGATCCGGGAGAACAGGAAGCTGGGCATTGCCCATGTGCCCGAGGACCGCAACTTAAACGGCAGCGCGCCGGAGATGAGCGTGCGTGACAACCTGATTGCGGCCAGCCTTGATAAACTTTCCAAAAACTCGATTCTGGATCAGAAGGCCATAGAAAGCTACTGCGAAAGCTGTGTTGCGGACTTTAAAGTCAAGACGTCCAGCCTCGATATCAGCATCAAGAGCCTTTCCGGCGGCAACATCCAGAAGGCCATTGTGGCGAGAGAGTTTACGGCGGGAGCGGATGTCATCATCCTGAACCAGCCGACCCGCGGCGTGGACGTGGGCGCCATGGAGTTTATCCACAAAAAGATTCTGGAGATGAGGGATGAGAATAAGTCCCTGATTCTCGTAAGCGCCGACCTGGCGGAGTTAAAGGCACTAAGCGACCGTGTGATTGTATTCCATCAGGGAAAGATCGCGGGTGTCCTTTGCGATGTCCCGAATACGACGGAAGAAGAGCTTGGCCTTTACATGCTGGGTCTTAAATCCGATTCCGAAGAGAAGCTTAAGGAGGCGTAA
- a CDS encoding DeoR/GlpR family DNA-binding transcription regulator, with translation MARILAEKRQAQITQMLVADGHIKISTIVNEFHVSSETARKDLIALEQRGVARKTHGGAVVVDNYFTGSNVFLNRRMERNISSKRAIARAAVNLVSDNSTVILDSGSTTYWLAEELLAKKNITVVTNSLTAAIRLAENKVNVLALGGEVYPSNLAAVGQWVDLCLAGIQADIAFIGASALSTSRGPCVENFPEAHAKWKMMESAGRSYIVSDSSKFMNNALVEYAAWERFDGLITDRGLPEEIFKELSAKVNIVFAEE, from the coding sequence TTGGCTCGAATATTAGCAGAAAAACGGCAGGCACAGATTACTCAGATGCTGGTGGCCGACGGTCATATCAAGATCAGTACGATAGTAAATGAATTTCATGTGTCATCCGAAACTGCAAGAAAAGATCTGATCGCGCTGGAGCAGCGCGGAGTCGCGCGCAAGACCCACGGAGGCGCGGTCGTAGTAGATAATTATTTTACGGGAAGCAATGTGTTTCTCAATCGCAGAATGGAACGAAACATAAGCTCCAAGAGGGCAATCGCCCGGGCCGCTGTGAACCTGGTATCAGACAACAGCACAGTGATCCTGGACTCCGGCAGCACAACATACTGGCTTGCGGAGGAACTGCTCGCAAAGAAAAACATAACGGTAGTGACAAACAGCCTGACAGCGGCGATTCGTCTGGCAGAAAATAAAGTAAATGTACTGGCGCTGGGAGGGGAGGTTTACCCGTCCAACCTGGCCGCCGTAGGGCAGTGGGTGGATCTGTGCCTGGCGGGAATCCAGGCGGATATCGCGTTTATCGGCGCCAGCGCCCTCAGCACGTCCCGCGGTCCCTGTGTGGAGAACTTTCCGGAGGCGCACGCCAAGTGGAAGATGATGGAGAGCGCCGGGAGAAGTTATATTGTCTCAGACAGCAGCAAATTTATGAACAATGCGCTGGTTGAATACGCCGCCTGGGAGCGCTTTGACGGCCTGATCACAGATCGCGGCCTTCCGGAAGAGATATTTAAGGAGTTATCTGCCAAAGTGAATATTGTGTTTGCAGAGGAGTAG
- a CDS encoding ABC transporter permease: protein MNKKKKFEWYGVIRVTASILIALLIAAVIIFAVADDPWTALYKFLLGPFSTKRNFFNVIETMIPLVFCGLAINVMHKSGLFSMVADSSFYFAGVMAATIAIACPMPNIVHQIVILIAATAVGGVIGIIPVLIRKKTGANELVISLMMNYIFFNFGYWLIRKFFLDTSNGSFSIGFQPTATLGKMMKGTNTHYGLIIMIIVVIIMWILMDKSKFGRELKITGSNENFAKYAGIKIGGVVIGSQLIGGMLAGLGGGVEMIGMYKKFQWITAQTYVWDGILINLLAGTKPLMIPVSAFFISYIRIGALVMSRGGDVDSEIVSIIQGIMIMLIASERFLYKMKKNKEEREALQNQTVDAEGAI from the coding sequence ATGAACAAGAAGAAAAAGTTTGAATGGTATGGAGTGATCCGTGTAACGGCATCCATCCTGATCGCCCTTCTGATAGCGGCCGTGATTATCTTTGCGGTGGCGGACGATCCGTGGACGGCTCTTTACAAATTCCTGCTCGGGCCATTTTCAACAAAAAGAAACTTCTTTAACGTAATTGAGACGATGATTCCGCTTGTATTCTGCGGGCTTGCCATCAATGTCATGCATAAGAGCGGCCTGTTTTCCATGGTGGCTGACAGCTCCTTCTATTTTGCAGGCGTCATGGCGGCGACAATCGCCATTGCCTGTCCGATGCCGAATATCGTGCACCAGATTGTAATCCTCATCGCTGCCACGGCGGTGGGCGGCGTGATTGGTATCATCCCGGTTCTCATCAGGAAAAAGACTGGCGCCAACGAACTTGTAATTTCGCTGATGATGAACTACATCTTTTTTAACTTCGGCTACTGGCTGATCAGAAAGTTTTTCCTGGACACCTCCAACGGCTCATTTTCCATCGGCTTCCAGCCGACGGCGACCCTGGGCAAGATGATGAAAGGGACAAACACCCACTATGGCCTGATTATCATGATTATCGTTGTAATTATCATGTGGATTCTGATGGATAAGTCGAAGTTCGGCCGTGAACTGAAAATCACCGGTTCCAATGAGAACTTTGCAAAATATGCGGGTATTAAAATCGGCGGAGTCGTGATTGGCTCCCAGCTCATCGGCGGTATGCTGGCCGGTCTCGGCGGCGGCGTCGAGATGATCGGCATGTACAAGAAATTCCAGTGGATTACGGCCCAGACCTATGTGTGGGACGGTATTTTAATCAACCTGCTGGCCGGTACAAAACCGCTCATGATACCTGTTTCCGCCTTTTTCATCTCCTATATCCGTATCGGAGCCCTGGTAATGTCAAGAGGCGGCGACGTAGACTCTGAGATCGTTTCCATCATCCAGGGTATCATGATCATGCTGATCGCCTCCGAGCGGTTCCTGTATAAGATGAAGAAAAATAAAGAAGAAAGAGAAGCGCTGCAAAACCAGACGGTGGATGCAGAAGGCGCGATCTAA
- a CDS encoding BMP family ABC transporter substrate-binding protein gives MRKSIKKAAAIILTAAMAMSMTACGGGKTAEETKTPAGSEAEPAADGETKAADAAGSGEKLKMTLCIGRKNDLSFQQSAYEGAMRVQEEMGDKFEVNVVEMGDDTTKWQAAFYDAADSGADIIVGTGFQNKENFETIPLEYPDTKFILFDQDVDYTSGDLGNVLTVLFDSNQSGFLAGAVAAYYTTGENAANTDKTIGFVGGTESTTVNNFLVGYAEGAKYVDPETKILTAYVGDFMDTAKAKDLANAQISEGADIVFQVAGGAGNGVIEAAAEKDGVMAIGVDSDQYRTLEGSNLQASVITSSLKLLDNALFKICSDYVADPSKVPFGTTVTYGLKDDAVGIVFNDNLTKSIGEENVAKVEEILGKIQSGEITVSDVAELTTDQVKDIVNN, from the coding sequence ATGAGAAAATCAATTAAAAAAGCAGCAGCGATTATCCTGACTGCGGCAATGGCAATGTCCATGACTGCCTGCGGAGGCGGCAAAACGGCGGAAGAGACGAAAACGCCTGCAGGAAGTGAAGCAGAGCCGGCAGCAGACGGCGAAACAAAAGCAGCAGACGCAGCGGGAAGCGGAGAAAAGTTAAAAATGACACTCTGCATCGGCCGTAAAAATGACCTTTCTTTCCAGCAGTCCGCCTATGAAGGCGCTATGAGAGTCCAGGAAGAGATGGGCGACAAATTTGAAGTTAACGTTGTTGAGATGGGTGATGACACGACAAAATGGCAGGCAGCTTTCTACGATGCGGCAGACAGCGGCGCAGACATTATCGTGGGAACCGGTTTCCAGAACAAGGAAAACTTTGAGACAATCCCGCTGGAGTACCCGGATACAAAATTCATCCTCTTTGACCAGGATGTAGATTATACTTCCGGTGACTTAGGCAACGTATTAACCGTATTATTCGATTCCAACCAGTCCGGTTTCCTTGCAGGAGCCGTAGCAGCATACTACACAACAGGCGAGAATGCAGCCAACACGGACAAGACCATCGGTTTTGTAGGCGGCACAGAGAGCACCACCGTTAACAACTTCCTCGTAGGCTACGCAGAGGGAGCTAAATACGTAGATCCCGAGACAAAGATTTTAACAGCTTACGTTGGTGACTTTATGGATACTGCAAAAGCAAAAGATCTTGCCAATGCACAGATTTCCGAAGGCGCAGACATCGTATTCCAGGTAGCAGGCGGCGCAGGCAACGGCGTTATCGAAGCAGCGGCAGAGAAAGACGGCGTTATGGCCATCGGCGTAGACAGCGACCAGTACAGAACACTGGAAGGCTCCAACTTACAGGCTTCCGTAATTACATCCAGCTTAAAGCTTCTTGACAACGCATTATTCAAAATCTGTTCCGACTATGTGGCAGATCCTTCCAAAGTTCCGTTTGGAACAACTGTAACATACGGTCTGAAAGATGATGCCGTAGGTATCGTATTCAACGACAACCTGACAAAGAGCATCGGCGAAGAAAATGTTGCCAAGGTAGAAGAAATCCTTGGAAAGATCCAGTCCGGCGAAATCACGGTATCCGATGTTGCCGAATTAACAACCGATCAGGTAAAAGACATTGTGAATAACTAA
- a CDS encoding ABC transporter permease encodes MDFITNLDFWFTVLRATTPVLFATMAALIASRSGVLNLGLEGAMTIAALCGVLGSGFTGSLLVGAIAGLAAGIAFTMLLAYFVQHLKANQVITGVALNLAASGGSVFCLYSITGDKNASNSLASSAFPALQIPVIKDIPGLGDVLSGHNSLTYIAFIVTILMFIMLKKTSFGIHIRAVGESEEAARSVGINVKKVRYQAMFISGFLASLGGMYLSMGYVNRFTSGMVAGRGYIALATNAMAAGNALMGMVSSILYGFGSGISIYLQNNNVDPYLITIIPYASIIIFYVIFSFYYKVKRKTEDSL; translated from the coding sequence ATGGACTTTATAACAAATCTTGATTTTTGGTTTACCGTTCTCCGCGCCACGACACCGGTTCTCTTTGCCACGATGGCGGCCCTGATTGCCAGCCGTTCGGGCGTACTTAATCTGGGACTGGAGGGAGCGATGACAATCGCGGCTCTCTGCGGAGTTTTAGGCAGCGGTTTTACGGGAAGTCTTCTGGTGGGAGCGATTGCGGGCCTTGCGGCGGGAATTGCCTTTACCATGCTGCTCGCTTATTTTGTACAGCACTTGAAAGCCAACCAGGTTATCACCGGTGTGGCGCTTAACCTGGCGGCCAGCGGCGGTTCCGTATTCTGTCTGTATTCCATCACGGGAGATAAGAATGCCAGCAATTCTCTGGCATCATCGGCTTTTCCGGCGCTGCAGATTCCGGTGATCAAGGATATCCCGGGACTGGGCGACGTTCTGTCCGGACATAACAGTTTGACTTATATCGCATTTATTGTTACAATCTTGATGTTCATTATGCTTAAAAAGACATCCTTCGGCATCCATATCAGGGCCGTGGGAGAATCGGAAGAGGCAGCCCGTTCCGTCGGTATTAATGTGAAAAAGGTGCGCTACCAGGCCATGTTTATCAGCGGTTTCTTAGCTTCTCTTGGAGGAATGTACCTGTCCATGGGATATGTAAACCGCTTTACATCCGGTATGGTTGCAGGCCGCGGCTACATCGCGCTGGCCACCAATGCAATGGCGGCCGGCAATGCGCTGATGGGAATGGTCAGCTCCATCCTTTACGGTTTCGGCAGCGGTATTTCCATCTATCTGCAGAACAACAATGTGGATCCGTACCTTATTACGATTATTCCTTACGCGTCCATCATTATTTTCTATGTAATATTCAGTTTCTATTACAAGGTGAAGAGAAAGACCGAGGATTCTTTGTAA